One stretch of Paramormyrops kingsleyae isolate MSU_618 chromosome 4, PKINGS_0.4, whole genome shotgun sequence DNA includes these proteins:
- the LOC140588710 gene encoding uncharacterized protein, producing MRNLQETDSDTYWCAVEIHGAGDDGVYLQLIVMEAMGVLPKQGVLTTALQQTESFTSATQLRDGLTSETKHPTGWAGTTCPSGSLTSTTNENLNTIQSPSQMLLLLMLVLLLLLVTTVMVIWILRRRTKTLISNRNRPSHPTTEPGDELTYSTMVFKKLSAQTPSVDPVDEVTYSSVNLQDRQECPPSDVTYAAVVPKKNRIS from the exons ATGAGGAACCTGCAGGAAACGGACTCTGACACTTACTGGTGTGCTGTGGAGATTCATGGGGCAGGAGATGATGGTGTCTATCTACAGCTGATTGTGATGGAAG CAATGGGAGTTTTACCCAAACAGGGAGTGCTGACTACAGCTTTACAGCAGACAGAAAGTTTTACTTCAGCTACACAGCTGAGAGACGGTTTAACTTCAGAAACAAAACACCCAACAGGATGGGCTGGGACCACATGTCCCTCTGGTTCCTTGACTTCCACCACAAATGAGAATCTGAACACCATACAGTCACCAAG TCAGATGCTCCTTCTGCTGATGTTGGTGCTGCTTCTGTTGCTGGTGACCACTGTCATGGTTATCTGGATTCTGCGAAGAAGAACCA AAACGCTGATCAGTAACAGAAACAGACCCAGCCACCCT ACCACAGAGCCTGGAGATGAGCTGACCTACAGCACCATGGTCTTTAAGAAACTATCAGCACAAACT CCCTCTGTAGACCCCGTGGATGAAGTGACATACAGCTCAGTCAATCTACAGGACAGACAAG AATGCCCCCCCTCTGATGTGACCTATGCTGCTGTGGTGCCAAAGAAGAATCGGATCTCTTAA